In Mercurialis annua linkage group LG6, ddMerAnnu1.2, whole genome shotgun sequence, the following are encoded in one genomic region:
- the LOC126688088 gene encoding CLAVATA3/ESR (CLE)-related protein 9 produces MNVSFSLILIFLLLCSSPIAATLPNPNPNPNPTVTASLDDDHNHDRDLIVSRNRRRSLTHKPPSSCSSFPHKTSRSLCIQFQRMNPQQQYRFITPPPPPSPPGQIDPRFGVEKRLVPSGPNPLHN; encoded by the coding sequence ATGAacgtttctttttctttaatccTCATTTTTTTACTTCTCTGTTCATCACCCATCGCTGCTACACttccaaaccctaaccctaaccctaaccctactGTTACAGCTTCTCTTGACGACGATCATAATCATGATCGTGATCTAATTGTTTCAAGAAACCGCCGCCGTTCTTTAACCCATAAACCACCTTCTTCTTGCAGTTCTTTCCCCCACAAGACTTCACGTTCTCTCTGCATTCAGTTTCAAAGAATGAATCCGCAGCAACAGTACCGCTTCATCACGCCTCCACCTCCGCCGTCGCCGCCGGGTCAGATTGATCCAAGATTCGGTGTAGAGAAGAGATTAGTCCCATCCGGACCAAACCCTCTtcataattaa